From the genome of Trachemys scripta elegans isolate TJP31775 chromosome 2, CAS_Tse_1.0, whole genome shotgun sequence:
ttgggttcttgtgttatgtgaaagtgTATTaacttgccaaggtcacacaggaagtcagtggcagagttggtcCGAGAGCCGTGACTTCCAGTCCATGATGCAAGCCTGTTTCCTTCCAAGGTAGCGCAAAACAGATTAAAGAGCACTGATGATAAGAGAAGATAAAGAGGAAGCAACAAGTCAAAAGCCCTCCTTCTCATTTCATCCAGACTAGATGATGAAAATACagctgagcagggccagaggcGATCGTGGGATGGGGAGACAAGGGAATGTCACCCCTTTACTCCCAGTAATTCCTTTTTCTTTGGATCGGTCCCCCAACTATCTATTCATGTGAGTTCAGTCTCAGCATGGGGCAgtctctgcctttccccaccGACAAGTGTGCATATGTGAATTCACCTTGCTGGATTGGTCTAGCCCAGGGAGGATGGAGATGCCTGAACCATCCCCTGGTGTGAGGGGGGTGTGCACATTGGCATTCTCTTTCCAAAATACTCTGGATTGTGGAGAAGGTGCCCGCCGCCTACCCTCTTCTCCAGTAGGACCAGAGTACATGTACGTATCAGCATCCCATCTCCAAAGGGCAATGTTTCATGTATAGCCTGCTTTACTCCTCCCTCACTCAGAACCAGATGCTTTGGACATTAAAGGTTGCTATGTCTCCAGAAACAACTGTGTGTGTGGGAAAGAGCCCTGGCTGCCTTGAATTTCACCCCCCCAGATCTGCCACTGCTCACCTTGTTATAGAGTTTGATGTTGGTGCCTGGAGTGGTGGAGCCAAAGTGATAGACCAAGGGGGCCTGGACAGAGAAACCCTCTTCTACATCAGCAGGCCGCTCGATATACAGTGCCCCCATGGTGCCAGGGATGGAGACCGAGCCTTGGCCCACGTCCAGCTCCACGAAGGTGGGTCGGCGCCCCAGCCGCACAGCGTAGTTCAGCAGCAGCCGGCACACTGTCGACTTACCCACATCCGTAGGCCCCACCACCATGACCCGGGGCCCCCGCTCATCCTCGCGCTCTGCCTGCCGCCGCATCTGCTCCAGGGCTGTGTGGGTGTTGAGGTAGAGCAGCATGGGCGTGTCCTTCGATATGTAAGCCACTTCAGTGCGGCCGCTCAGCTGCACTGTGCAGCCATGCCACGTGAACACGGCCACCTTGGCACCAGCATCGAAAGTGAACTTCTTGTTACGGGTCAGCTCGGTGCCAAAAATCTCCGCCATGCCTGCCAGCAGCTCCAGCTGGACAGTCTGCGAGGCCTCCACCTCAAAGCGAAGCTCCGTCTCCCGCTCCAGCTCAAACTTTGCCACCTGCTTCTTCTCATCCCCGGCCTCCTCTGCCATCTCTATCCCGTATAGGCCTGAAACAGACACAAGGAATGAGGTCACATCACAGGGAGTATAATGCTCTCCCATCACCCCCCCGAATTCCACTCTACTCAATCCCACTCTCCGGTCCCCTATGTGCAGCGGGTAGAGGGCTCTGTTCCCTGCGATGCTCTCCATTGTCACACAGACCCAGGCATTATGATATACCGATGAGAGGAGGGTTCCCACTCCCCACACGGCGATGCAATTGGTTATTCTGGAACTCCGCTAATTAAACCCTATTCCTCACCCCGCCCAAAGAGCACCACACACCAAAGAGCACCAAGGCTCCCGAGCCACGGAAACGGCTGGACCAGGGAAGGGAGGTCACCGCTTCACCCCCTAGACACTGCCCCAGGCAAGACAGCGTCGGTCACGGCAGCTTCATGTGGGGAAACAAACCAGTGGGTGGGTGAATGGGAGTCACTACAGCGTCACTCATACCCATGGCagcatcctccccccccctctatggcagcattgcccccccccccccgtggcctGGCTCCTCACCCGCTAGGAATGATGGGTCCCCCCCCCCGTACCCAGGGCTCACCGTCAAGCAGTGGCGGGCCACACGCGGCCCCCCCTGCaacccgcgctgcttcccgcagctcccattggctgggaccgGGGCCCCCGGGCGGGCCGCGTGTTGCCCACCCCGGCCTTAAAGGCAGCAAAGGGCGCGAGAGGGTGTCGCCATGACAACAGCCGGCGCCAGGGAGCGGGCCGAACCCAGCCGGGCCCCAGAACAGTCACTCACCCGCCGCTGCCTGGCGATAAACCAACCAACCAGGAGACCCAAGACCACGCGCACATCCGGGGCCGGAAGTGCGGGGAGGCATAGTGCCTGACGGGAGAAATGGCCGGCCCCGGAAATGCAGGAAGAGGGGCGCGTTGCCTGTTGGGGGATGTAGTTCTCCTGTATAGGCCGAACCCGGAACTAAAGGGTTGGCATGGCGGATGAGCGCAGGGCCTGCCGGGAGATGTAGTTCCCAGATATAGGCCAAAGTATGCTGCGGAGAATGGACCTGATCTGGAGTGGGGGTCCGGCTGCAGCCCAGTGGGCAAGTCCGTGGCAGGGCCACACGGCTGCCCAGCTGTGCAAGAGTGACATTGTATGCAAATCATGTAAGGGTTGAATTGCATATATGCAAATAACGCGCATATGGATGTAAAAACTTCAGCCGGTGGTCGACGCTCCCTGGCCTGAGCAATAATGGGGCCGGGACATGGAGCCACACAAAACTTAGCAGCAGCGAGGCTGGGGCGGTGTTGTATGAGGGTGTGTATGGGGAGAGGGTTGCtggtgggtggctcagtgggttCTGAGTGCATCTAAGTCAGTGGGTGCTGGTGGGTGGATGAGGTATTTGGGTGCAGCCTAAGTTGGGGGGGTGCTGAAAGATCTGGGCATGCTGAggcagatggggaggggggcaggggatcTCTCTCAGGGTCTGGGCTCTGGCTTGGGCCTTTCTGGCCAGGGTCTGGTTGGGGTGTCTCTTTTGGAGGCTAGGCTTTGTGGAGGACAGAGGGTCTCTGTGGGGCAGGGTTCTGGCTTGGGGGTAGTGCTGAGTCTTCCCCCCCACCATCTTCTCTCCCTGCTACCTGGGCCAGCAGCCTGAAGCCTTTTGCCACGGGAGCCTCTCAGAAGGTGCATGCCATTCAgggtgggctggcaggggggctgCCTGGTGCTGGAGTGTCACACAAGATGCCGGATACCTGGTGATCATGAGCCAGTGTTGCTATTTGGTAGCGATTGGGAAGGCCACCACTTGGAGTGTCATAGATCGGGGCGCCAGTGACTTGTGATTGGTCACAGATTCagtcagtgtttggggggaaCAAAAACTGAGTCAGTGTTTGGGGATGTTGCAGATTCAGCTATCAGTGTTGGAGCTGTTACAGAACAGGGGCTGCCAGTGTTTGGGGGAGTGGCATGCCATGTGGGTGCCAGTGTTTGGGGCAGTGAGATAAGGGGGTGCCAATGTTTGGGGGAGTGGCATGCCATGTGGGTGCCAATGTTTGAGGCAGTCAGATCAGGGAGTGCCAGTGTCTGGGGCAGTGAGATCAGGGGTGCCAGTGTTTGGGGGAGTGGCATGCCATGTGGGTGCCAGTGTTTGGGGGAGTGAGATTGGGGGTGCTAATGTTTGGGGGAGCAGCATGCCGTGTGGTGCCAATGTTTGGGGCAGTCAGATCAGGGGGTGCCAATGTTTGGGGCAGTCAGATCAGGGGGTGCCAGTGTGTGTGGGAGCGGCATGCCCTGTGGGTGCTAGGTTTGGGGGCAGTCAGATcagggggacagggctggggctgtcACAGATTTGGGGCTCTTAGTGCGCTGGGTATCTCCAGCCAGGTAGGTCGCAGTTGCTCTGCAGCGGGGAGCCCCGGCCTGGGTTCTGGGGGGCGCACGCAGATCTGCAGCTCGTGATCCCGAGCTGTCTCTCGCTCCCCACTCCCTGCGTCAGAGGCGCAATCCATGATTTATTACCTGTGCGCCGCCCGCGCATCCCGGGGTACTGCtggccctgagcctccccccgccgctcctcccctgccccatgttCACCCCCCTCCAATCactgcgccccccacccccgcagcccaGCCCCAGTGGCCCcggtcccctccctccccgcgccTCCCAGCCCCTTTCTGACGtagcgggaggtggggggggatgaCTCAATGTTATGATGCGGTGCCACAACACACAGCCACATtcggctccagcccgagccccagggccCCATTCGCCCCCCAGCCGCGGTCCCCCGGCCCCCTGAGCCGGCCCCCTGCGCCCCGCACAGCCCCAGGGCGATCCCCCTCCGCCGGAGGAGCGGCCGCGGGACGGACGGACGGGGCGCTTGGGACGAGATTTCAAGGtgaggggcggcggggggctgAGCGCCAAGGGCTGCGCGGAGAAACTTTGTCCTCCCGCCGCAGCTGGCCCCGCAAACGGAGCCTGGGTCTCTCCACTCCTCTGCATCATCCATCAATCCAGCCCGTGACGAGAGAGCccagccccccccatcccctcccacccatcccaCTTGCAACTTTCCCACGTCAGATCCTcctccatttcccttctctgcgGGGAGCTCATCCTTgggaaccccccctcccccggcccccagaTGTCACCTTCCACCTCACACCTCCCGCTGGTCCCTTATGGGTGAGAAAGAGGGGACCGACCTTGTGGGGTTCTGGCACTGGGCTGCCCCAGTTTGTGAGCCGATTGTCCACTAGCGAGGAGGGAGCATGACACTCATGCAGCGAGTTGGGGGCTGTGTCAGTCAGCTGGGTCAGGCTGGTGCCAAACTcaggcagggttttttttaaaaggcagttcCGGGCAGTGACCACATGGGGCActgtctctgggctgggggttgggagctGGGGAGACTTGGGGCCCAGTGGTGGGAATGGGtctgtcccagcagggggcgctcttgTCAGGGCAGTGACAGTAGCATGGGGAGAAGAGACCCAATGACAAGAACCATCCCTttgtcccagcagggggcgctgtcccCAACGCAGGGGCGTAGGTTGGCCAGCTGGAGAATTGGCTCACCAGGACTGTGCATTTCCTTTCTAGCTCTAGCGGGGGATGCTTTCTGGGTTGGGGGGCAGCGCACGGGGGAGAAGGGAGCGGGCACTGAGGGTTGGGGAGCCTTTCCCCTTCCCTATCAGAGGGCGCTCTTCCCAGTGTCCCAGGTGGAGGGAGCCAGAGTGGGCGCTGGCCATGGGGGCAGCCCCCCTGATTCATTGCCCTCCTCTCTCTCGTTCTCTGCAGGTGACTCCCCTTTCGGCCTGGTTCTCATCTGGGGGGGCCCTGGCTGTGCAGCCCCCCCAAACTCTTCCCACCCTGAAACACGGCTCTAGCCAACCTGCTTCGCTGCTTCACCTGCGACCGACTGTGTGGGGGGTGCACAgcgcccgcccccccgccccgccagggTATCGCCCTCCAGCCTGTCATGCCCAGCTGTGAGCCAGGGCCGCCCGCCGCCTGCCTGCCCACCAAGACCTTCCGCAGCTACCTTCCGCACTGCCACCGCACCTACAGCTGTGTGCACTGCCAGGCCCACCTGGCCAAACACGATGAGCTCATCTCCAAGGTACAGCCgctccagcctgccaggggcctgCACCAGCCACCAGGCTTCCCCGTGGCCACTGTGAGCTTCTGCAGGGCCGGGCCCTGCCGGTGCCCAGCTGAGGACCCCACCACTGTGAGCTTCCTCACAGCCATGCCTTGCCACTGCCAATCTTGCCCACGGCAATGCCCTATCGGTGCCCAGCCAGGCCCTgggtgctgtgagcttccccacggCAGCAAATGAAGGTTGATGGTGGGGACCAGGGTTgtttcagggggaggggggcagggtataattcctgtcctttgtctctGCAGTCTTTCCAGGGGAGCCATGGCCGAGCCTACCTGTTCAATTCTGTGTGAGTGCCCCTCTGTGATCCATCACGCCATCAGTTACAATGGGGGAGAGTACgagtgggggtgtgggggtggggagtttgcAGCCAGTCAGAagggagcaggcagcagctaGACCTATATTAGCAGTCGTTATCATTGagaggtgtattatggtagtgccttgGTCACCCAGCGGTGGagcaggaccctgttgtgctaggcgctgtacagacccagaacagagatggttcctgccccaaagagctgatcaTTTAGGCCATCTCTGTTCTACATGACCCAAAAGAGGGTGACTGTTGGCATCTGAACTCAGAAGTGGAGTCTCTAGAATGGGGTCTCGAGATGGTGAGTCCCGGGGTAGAATCACAGCAGTTGTCATGGTGATGTATAACCCTGCCCCAGTGTGCCTCACTCTCTGGGCTCCACTAGAGCACACCACACCCCATGTCTCAGCACCATTCTCCAGCAGACAACTGCCTGCTCGAGCTCTCTCCAAAACCTCTTGCGCTGGGGTCTTTCTCCCCAAAGATGTCTCATATGGGTTGGCTTGTCTCCAAGCCCAGGGTTCTCCCTGTCGGTCCTCTCCAGGGTGATCCCAGCAAGGGGCTGGGATTGTAATGGGGAGGGGATGAAAATCCACCACAGCCACATCACTGTCAACTCTGGCAGGGGGTCACAACCTCTACCACTCAGCCAATGGGCCATCCCGTTGCCAACAGCAATGGCTATTGACATAGACGTATCTAGGAACTTTCTCCCTTGTCTGGTCCATGGCTTACGGGTAGCCATGGCCAATGCCCAAAcatgagtaggagtagagagccTACTGTACCTCCGTATGTGGCTCTGGTGCGACCGCGGCTAGAATCCTGTGTCTACTACTGGtgcccacacttcaagaaggatgttgatacattggagaggggtctgagaagagccacgagaatgattaagggattgaaaacctgctttatagtgatagactccaggagcttaatctatttagcttagtAAAGAgtaggttaaggggtgacttgatcacagtctagaagtacctaccTGGGCTCCAGAAATGTGAGAATAGAGGGCTCTTTGggctagcagacaaaggtataacaatgtccaatggctagaagttgaagctagacaaattcagcctggaaataaggtgcacatctttaacagtgagggtaattaaccaatggaacgacttaccaagggtcctggtggattcttcatccctggccattttaaaatcaggattggctgtttttctaagaAATCTGCTCTATTATGTcgaacaggaattaattcagggaagttctctggtttAGGTTATACGGGAGGTCAGAGCAGATGCTCACAAcagtgccttctggccttggaatctatgaacgaCATGGCAGAGAGAAGGCAGAGCTGGACAGATCATGCCCTAAGGATTTAGGGTTCCCGGGGCTGTGGTTTGGGTGCTGTCTGAGGCTGTGGGTGGCTCCTTGCTGCCTTGGCTCAGTAGCGTAGCTGCGTAGTTCTCACTGTTATGAGTTTGTCTGCTTTGCATTAGAGACTGATCAGGCTGGGACTAGTTTTCTCTGTTCTGTGGGAACCATAGAAATGCCCTCTTTGCTGGCTGGTTCTCATGCAGCTTTGCTTAATGATGGGCAAGGAGCCTCTAGGGAATACAGCCACATCCTTGCTGGCCAGCAAAAGGCGCAGGGGCCCATTTTTGAAAGGAGTTGTTAGTGCCACCCTTTAGAAGGGCTTTACAGGGTCAGCAACCTCCCAGGTGCCCActtgctggccaggtgcccacttgTGGCCAGGAAAGGCCCTGGAAGCACCATGCCTCACTTTCCTCTCTTCAGGGCTCCTCAATAAACGCCACACACAGGCTGCTCTCTGTTCAGCCACCCCTCCTTAGGGGCTGGATTTCTTAACATCAGTGTGCAAAACAAAACTCACAAAGTCCCAAAATATAGTACCCTCTGTTCCCTGCTCTTAGCAGGCCACTCCCAGGCCTTTCtcactctactcctgggggaattctgcaacacTGGGCacacacagaatttttttccccacagaaaacacattctgccccagaagtgctgcagttctgccttttgcccaccagaggctgctgtggcgcCAGAACAGCTGGCTGTGTTCATGCTGCTGATTGTTCTGGCACCACAGTGGCCTCTGGTGGGctaaaggcagaactgcagcacttcttaggcagaaatgtattttctgcagggaaaaaaagtCTGCGGGATACATGAATTCTACACGTCtgtagtggtgcagaattcccccaggagtagagactCCTAGTGATGCCATTAgatctaggacaggggtgggcaaactatggcccgcaggctgcatccagcccattggaccttttaatctggccctcgcactcccgccggggagtggggttgggagcTTTccccgctctggtgctccagccagggagcatgGTCAGGGGCTTGCCTTGCTCC
Proteins encoded in this window:
- the CLP1 gene encoding polyribonucleotide 5'-hydroxyl-kinase Clp1 isoform X2, which produces MAEEAGDEKKQVAKFELERETELRFEVEASQTVQLELLAGMAEIFGTELTRNKKFTFDAGAKVAVFTWHGCTVQLSGRTEVAYISKDTPMLLYLNTHTALEQMRRQAEREDERGPRVMVVGPTDVGKSTVCRLLLNYAVRLGRRPTFVELDVGQGSVSIPGTMGALYIERPADVEEGFSVQAPLVYHFGSTTPGTNIKLYNKCSLICFALPWKETGLHHGLEVTALGPTLPLTSCVTLITSRLADVFNQRCEVNRRASVSGCVINTCGWVKGSGYHALVHAASAFEVDVVVVLDQERLYNELKRDLPHFVRTVLLPKSGGVVERSKDFRRECRDDRIREYFYGFRGCFYPHAFDVKFSDVKIYKVGAPTIPDSCLPLGMSQEDNQLKLVPVTPGRDMVHHLLSVSTADGSEENISETSVAGFIVVTGVDVDRQVFTVLSPAPRPLPKNFLLIMDIRFMDLK
- the CLP1 gene encoding polyribonucleotide 5'-hydroxyl-kinase Clp1 isoform X1, which codes for MPPRTSGPGCARGLGSPGWLVYRQAAAGLYGIEMAEEAGDEKKQVAKFELERETELRFEVEASQTVQLELLAGMAEIFGTELTRNKKFTFDAGAKVAVFTWHGCTVQLSGRTEVAYISKDTPMLLYLNTHTALEQMRRQAEREDERGPRVMVVGPTDVGKSTVCRLLLNYAVRLGRRPTFVELDVGQGSVSIPGTMGALYIERPADVEEGFSVQAPLVYHFGSTTPGTNIKLYNKCSLICFALPWKETGLHHGLEVTALGPTLPLTSCVTLITSRLADVFNQRCEVNRRASVSGCVINTCGWVKGSGYHALVHAASAFEVDVVVVLDQERLYNELKRDLPHFVRTVLLPKSGGVVERSKDFRRECRDDRIREYFYGFRGCFYPHAFDVKFSDVKIYKVGAPTIPDSCLPLGMSQEDNQLKLVPVTPGRDMVHHLLSVSTADGSEENISETSVAGFIVVTGVDVDRQVFTVLSPAPRPLPKNFLLIMDIRFMDLK
- the CLP1 gene encoding polyribonucleotide 5'-hydroxyl-kinase Clp1 isoform X3 is translated as MPPRTSGPGCARGLGSPGWLVYRQAAAGLYGIEMAEEAGDEKKQVAKFELERETELRFEVEASQTVQLELLAGMAEIFGTELTRNKKFTFDAGAKVAVFTWHGCTVQLSGRTEVAYISKDTPMLLYLNTHTALEQMRRQAEREDERGPRVMVVGPTDVGKSTVCRLLLNYAVRLGRRPTFVELDVGQGSVSIPGTMGALYIERPADVEEGFSVQAPLVYHFGSTTPGTNIKLYNKITSRLADVFNQRCEVNRRASVSGCVINTCGWVKGSGYHALVHAASAFEVDVVVVLDQERLYNELKRDLPHFVRTVLLPKSGGVVERSKDFRRECRDDRIREYFYGFRGCFYPHAFDVKFSDVKIYKVGAPTIPDSCLPLGMSQEDNQLKLVPVTPGRDMVHHLLSVSTADGSEENISETSVAGFIVVTGVDVDRQVFTVLSPAPRPLPKNFLLIMDIRFMDLK